A genomic segment from Segniliparus rotundus DSM 44985 encodes:
- a CDS encoding NAD(P)-dependent alcohol dehydrogenase translates to MPNQGGTVLEEHDPPETGPRSGATGEIGAADQSEPMPQIQSSGFDRRGFLRGAALATAVAGAGVAACSTSSKPTSGAAQNVSAATAATGQAEPSAPAAASGETTARGWAVHDTSGNLAPVSFARRALRPDDIRVDIKYAGVCHSDIHFGHADWGTPPYPLVPGHEIAGIVAEVGSAVTRFKPGDQIAVGTVVDSCGHCAECVSGNEVYCLNGYTHTYGAKSQDPGGYTQGGYSNSIVVREHYAFQVPRGLELAQAAPIVCSGITVYSPMRAWGVREGWRVGVVGIGGLGHFAVQTAKKLGAEVVAFTTSPGKADDAKRFGASTVVVNEDKRQMDGLGKSFDFILDTVPYAHNLEPYFPLLKRRRVFCRVGLGKLSTPNEWGQLSIFSNQLVVTGSNTGGIRETQEAIDFCAANKIGPQTQVVPADQISEVWKKVFDKQARYRYVIDAATITG, encoded by the coding sequence ATGCCTAACCAAGGAGGCACTGTGCTCGAAGAACACGACCCGCCCGAAACCGGCCCGCGATCCGGCGCCACCGGGGAAATCGGGGCAGCCGACCAATCAGAGCCCATGCCCCAAATCCAGAGCAGCGGCTTTGACCGGCGCGGGTTCCTGCGCGGCGCTGCTCTTGCCACAGCCGTCGCAGGAGCGGGCGTAGCCGCCTGCTCGACCAGTTCGAAACCAACCAGCGGAGCGGCCCAGAACGTCAGCGCGGCGACCGCCGCGACCGGGCAGGCGGAGCCGAGCGCCCCTGCGGCGGCTTCCGGCGAGACCACGGCGCGAGGCTGGGCCGTCCACGACACTTCCGGGAACCTCGCCCCGGTCTCCTTCGCGCGACGCGCGCTGCGGCCCGACGACATCCGGGTGGACATCAAATACGCGGGCGTCTGCCATTCCGACATTCATTTCGGGCACGCCGACTGGGGGACGCCCCCCTATCCGCTTGTGCCAGGGCACGAGATCGCCGGAATCGTCGCAGAAGTCGGCTCGGCGGTGACCCGGTTCAAGCCAGGCGACCAGATCGCGGTCGGGACCGTGGTCGACTCCTGCGGGCATTGCGCGGAATGCGTCAGCGGGAACGAGGTGTACTGCCTGAACGGGTACACCCACACCTACGGGGCGAAATCCCAGGACCCCGGCGGCTACACGCAGGGCGGCTATTCGAACAGCATCGTCGTGCGCGAACATTACGCCTTCCAAGTGCCCCGCGGCCTTGAGCTGGCGCAAGCGGCTCCCATCGTGTGCTCCGGCATCACGGTGTATTCGCCGATGCGCGCCTGGGGCGTGCGGGAAGGATGGCGGGTCGGCGTGGTCGGGATCGGCGGGCTCGGCCATTTCGCCGTGCAGACCGCCAAAAAGCTCGGGGCAGAGGTCGTCGCGTTCACCACCTCGCCGGGCAAAGCCGACGACGCCAAACGGTTCGGCGCGAGCACGGTGGTGGTCAACGAGGACAAGCGCCAGATGGACGGGCTGGGCAAGTCGTTCGACTTCATCCTCGACACGGTCCCGTACGCCCACAACCTCGAACCGTACTTCCCGCTGCTGAAACGGCGGCGGGTGTTCTGCCGCGTCGGGCTCGGCAAACTCAGCACCCCGAACGAGTGGGGCCAATTGTCGATCTTCAGCAACCAGTTGGTCGTCACAGGCTCGAACACCGGCGGCATCCGTGAGACCCAGGAGGCCATCGACTTCTGCGCGGCCAACAAGATCGGGCCGCAGACCCAGGTGGTCCCCGCCGATCAGATCAGCGAGGTCTGGAAGAAAGTCTTCGACAAACAGGCGCGCTACCGCTACGTCATCGACGCCGCGACGATCACAGGGTGA
- a CDS encoding L,D-transpeptidase, with the protein MHGQFRRFSEGAARSWEAVPVSRRAALAALTGVTAFAAFSSCGHPGEDSKPSPLSSAPKTKAKLVFEPGDGAEDISPASSARIAATAGAIAQARLMSDDGKIVDGKISLDGTSFETTAALEFGRTYLFTGQAKGPDGALEPYLSSFATLKPKKVAEFNVNIGDGQAVGVAAPIILRFSAPIKNKAAVESKLKVTCTPETEGSWGWLPDAVGEQLHWRTKEYFQAGTKVHLEVPLFAADFGDGVFCGTHTVTSDFTIARHQLVQCFVPSHRMQVYRDDAIIMDFPCSYGEGNEVRNTTRTGIHVVTEKFADFFMSNPPYYTNAHERFAVRISNNGEFIHANPQTVGDQGNTNVSNGCVNLSPENAQQYFNSALYGDPVEVTGTQVQLSPSDGEIYDWTYDWADWRAKSALS; encoded by the coding sequence GTGCACGGACAGTTCCGTAGATTCAGCGAGGGCGCGGCGCGCTCATGGGAGGCTGTTCCCGTCTCCCGCCGCGCCGCTTTGGCCGCGCTCACCGGAGTGACGGCGTTCGCTGCCTTTTCCTCGTGCGGACACCCAGGCGAGGACAGCAAGCCGAGCCCTCTCTCGTCCGCGCCGAAAACAAAGGCGAAGCTGGTCTTCGAGCCCGGTGACGGGGCCGAGGACATCAGTCCGGCAAGCTCGGCGAGGATCGCGGCGACCGCTGGGGCCATCGCGCAAGCCCGATTGATGAGCGACGACGGAAAAATAGTCGACGGCAAGATAAGCCTGGACGGGACGAGTTTCGAAACCACCGCCGCGTTGGAGTTCGGCCGCACCTACCTGTTCACCGGGCAAGCGAAAGGCCCGGACGGGGCGCTTGAGCCGTACCTTTCTTCCTTTGCGACGCTCAAACCCAAAAAAGTCGCCGAATTCAACGTCAACATCGGCGACGGGCAGGCAGTCGGGGTCGCGGCGCCCATCATCCTGCGCTTCTCCGCGCCGATCAAGAACAAGGCCGCGGTCGAGAGCAAGCTCAAGGTGACCTGCACGCCCGAGACCGAGGGGTCCTGGGGGTGGCTGCCCGACGCGGTCGGGGAGCAGCTGCATTGGCGCACCAAGGAATACTTCCAGGCCGGGACCAAGGTGCATCTGGAAGTGCCGCTCTTCGCGGCGGACTTCGGCGACGGCGTCTTTTGCGGGACGCACACGGTCACGAGCGACTTCACCATTGCGCGCCATCAGCTCGTGCAATGCTTCGTCCCGTCGCACCGGATGCAGGTCTACCGGGACGACGCGATCATCATGGACTTCCCCTGCAGCTACGGCGAGGGCAACGAAGTGCGCAACACCACCCGCACCGGCATCCACGTAGTGACGGAGAAATTCGCGGATTTCTTCATGTCCAACCCGCCCTACTACACGAACGCGCACGAGCGGTTCGCGGTGCGGATCTCCAACAACGGCGAATTCATCCACGCCAACCCGCAGACCGTCGGCGACCAGGGCAACACCAACGTCTCGAACGGGTGCGTGAACCTTTCCCCGGAAAACGCCCAGCAGTACTTCAACTCCGCGCTCTACGGCGACCCGGTCGAGGTGACCGGAACGCAGGTCCAGCTCTCGCCTTCGGACGGCGAGATCTACGACTGGACGTACGACTGGGCGGACTGGCGCGCCAAGAGCGCCCTGAGCTGA